Proteins found in one Prochlorococcus marinus XMU1405 genomic segment:
- a CDS encoding DUF309 domain-containing protein codes for MNEESTKSFKDSLFTALNLFNNHEWYEAHDAFEEIWNSVDGDERQVIQGILQVSVSQFHLSKGNLNGATILLGEGLGRIKTRTKINLGIDLESFCQCLEDLLRKLQYEELLNEDDKPFLKPL; via the coding sequence ATGAACGAAGAAAGTACAAAAAGTTTTAAAGATTCTCTTTTTACTGCTTTAAATCTTTTTAACAATCATGAATGGTATGAGGCTCATGATGCTTTTGAAGAAATATGGAATTCCGTTGATGGAGACGAAAGACAAGTTATTCAAGGAATTTTACAAGTATCTGTTTCTCAATTTCACTTAAGTAAGGGTAATTTGAATGGAGCTACTATTTTGCTTGGAGAGGGTTTAGGTAGAATAAAAACTAGAACTAAGATTAATTTAGGAATTGATCTTGAATCCTTCTGCCAATGTTTGGAAGATTTATTGAGGAAATTACAGTATGAAGAGCTATTAAATGAGGACGATAAGCCTTTTTTGAAACCTCTTTGA
- the glpX gene encoding class II fructose-bisphosphatase, with amino-acid sequence MNQTLIQEILEVVEQAAIASAKLTGLGQKDEADAAAVEAMRLRMGKIEMKGKIVIGEGERDEAPMLYIGEEVGSGSGPGVDFAVDPCEGTNLCANNQRGSMAVLAASDTGGLFNAPDFYMNKLAAPPAAKGKVDIRNSATENLKILSDCLGLSIDELTVVVMDRTRHKDLIKEIRGCGAKVQPISDGDVQAAIACGFAGTGTHCLMGIGAAPEGVISAAAMRALGGHFQGQLVYDPAIAQTSEWADYTKEGNIKRLNEMGITDIDKIYEANELASGENVVFAGSGITDGLLFDGVKFERDCVRTSSLVISTLDSTARFTNTVHIKDGAKSISL; translated from the coding sequence GTGAATCAAACTTTAATTCAAGAAATTCTCGAAGTTGTCGAGCAAGCAGCTATTGCCTCAGCAAAACTAACAGGACTTGGCCAAAAAGATGAAGCTGATGCTGCAGCTGTCGAAGCAATGAGATTGCGAATGGGCAAAATTGAAATGAAAGGGAAAATTGTTATTGGAGAAGGTGAAAGAGATGAAGCACCTATGCTTTATATAGGTGAAGAGGTTGGTAGTGGAAGTGGCCCAGGGGTTGACTTTGCAGTAGATCCTTGTGAAGGAACTAATCTTTGTGCGAATAATCAAAGAGGTTCTATGGCGGTTTTAGCTGCTTCTGATACAGGTGGTCTTTTTAATGCTCCTGATTTTTACATGAACAAATTAGCAGCGCCTCCAGCAGCAAAAGGTAAAGTAGATATTAGAAATTCAGCTACTGAAAACTTGAAGATACTAAGTGATTGCTTGGGTCTTTCTATTGATGAGCTTACTGTTGTTGTAATGGATAGAACTAGGCATAAAGATTTAATCAAAGAGATTCGTGGATGTGGTGCAAAAGTACAACCGATTTCTGATGGTGATGTTCAAGCTGCGATTGCATGTGGTTTTGCAGGAACTGGAACACATTGCTTGATGGGTATAGGTGCTGCTCCTGAGGGTGTTATTTCTGCTGCTGCGATGAGAGCTCTAGGCGGACACTTTCAAGGACAACTAGTTTATGATCCAGCAATCGCTCAAACTTCTGAATGGGCTGATTACACAAAAGAAGGAAATATAAAACGTCTTAATGAAATGGGTATAACAGATATAGATAAAATCTATGAAGCTAATGAATTGGCCTCGGGAGAAAATGTTGTTTTCGCTGGAAGTGGTATAACTGATGGATTACTATTTGACGGAGTTAAATTTGAAAGGGATTGTGTTAGAACTAGTAGTCTAGTTATTAGTACATTAGATAGTACTGCAAGGTTCACGAATACTGTTCACATAAAAGATGGTGCTAAGAGTATCAGCCTTTAA
- the typA gene encoding translational GTPase TypA codes for MSSSIKEIRNVAIIAHVDHGKTTLVDALLSQSGIFRDNEVIPTCVMDSNDLERERGITILSKNTAVNYKDTRINIIDTPGHADFGGEVERVLGMVDGCLLIVDANEGPMPQTRFVLKKALEKGLRPIVFVNKIDRPRVVPEIAIDKVLDLFLELGADDDQCDFPYLFGSGLSGFAKEEMESNSDNMMPLFEAIIRHVPPPVGDANKPLQLQITTLDYSDFLGRIVIGKIHNGTIKNGQQASLIKESGKTIKGKVSKLLGFEGLQRIDINEAFAGDIVAVSGFDDVNIGETIACPDSPHPLPLIKVDEPTLNMTFVVNDSPFAGKEGKFVTSRQLKNRLERELLTNVALRVEETDSPDRFSVSGRGELHLGILIETMRREGFEFQISQPQVIFREIDNVECEPIETLVLDVPEVSVGSCIEKLGSRKAEMKNMQTSSDGRTQLEFLVPSRGLIGFRGEFVRITRGEGIMSHSFYEYKPKAGDFETRRNGVLIAFEEGVATFYALKNAEDRGVYFIKPGVKVYKGMIIGENNRPQDLELNICKTKQLTNMRSAGAEELDTLQSPVDITLERALEYIGPDEMLEVTPDSIRMRKINKKKRN; via the coding sequence ATGTCATCTTCGATAAAAGAAATTAGGAATGTTGCAATTATTGCGCACGTAGATCATGGTAAGACAACACTTGTGGACGCATTGTTATCTCAATCAGGAATATTTAGAGACAATGAAGTCATTCCTACATGCGTAATGGATTCGAATGATCTAGAAAGAGAAAGAGGAATAACAATACTCTCAAAAAATACTGCTGTGAATTATAAAGATACCAGAATTAACATTATAGATACACCAGGACATGCAGATTTTGGAGGAGAAGTAGAGAGAGTTTTGGGAATGGTTGATGGTTGTCTGCTTATTGTTGATGCTAATGAGGGGCCGATGCCTCAAACAAGATTTGTTTTGAAAAAAGCATTAGAAAAAGGACTTAGGCCTATAGTTTTTGTAAATAAAATTGATAGGCCAAGAGTAGTCCCAGAAATAGCAATTGATAAGGTATTGGATTTGTTTTTAGAATTAGGAGCAGATGATGATCAATGTGATTTCCCTTATCTTTTTGGAAGCGGCCTTTCTGGTTTTGCAAAAGAAGAGATGGAATCTAATAGTGACAATATGATGCCTCTTTTTGAAGCTATTATTAGACATGTTCCACCTCCAGTAGGCGATGCCAACAAGCCTCTTCAGCTACAAATAACTACTTTGGACTATTCTGATTTCTTAGGCAGAATAGTAATTGGAAAGATACACAATGGAACTATAAAAAATGGTCAACAGGCTAGTTTAATTAAAGAAAGCGGAAAAACTATTAAAGGTAAGGTTAGTAAGCTTTTAGGATTTGAAGGATTGCAAAGAATTGATATAAATGAAGCATTTGCAGGTGATATTGTTGCTGTTTCTGGTTTCGATGACGTCAATATAGGTGAGACCATAGCATGTCCCGATTCTCCCCATCCACTTCCATTAATCAAAGTTGATGAACCTACCTTAAATATGACATTTGTTGTTAATGATTCTCCATTCGCGGGTAAAGAGGGGAAATTTGTTACTAGTAGACAACTGAAAAATAGATTGGAAAGGGAACTTTTAACAAATGTTGCCCTAAGGGTCGAAGAAACTGATTCTCCCGATAGATTTTCAGTTTCAGGAAGAGGAGAATTACATTTAGGTATTTTGATTGAAACTATGAGAAGAGAAGGGTTTGAGTTTCAAATCTCACAACCTCAAGTAATTTTTAGAGAAATTGATAATGTTGAATGTGAGCCTATTGAGACTTTGGTTTTAGATGTACCTGAAGTATCCGTTGGCTCTTGTATTGAGAAACTTGGATCGAGAAAAGCAGAAATGAAAAATATGCAGACAAGTTCGGATGGGAGAACTCAATTAGAATTTCTTGTGCCATCAAGAGGACTTATTGGGTTTCGCGGTGAATTTGTTCGTATAACAAGAGGTGAGGGTATCATGAGTCACTCATTTTATGAATATAAACCTAAAGCAGGAGATTTTGAAACTAGAAGGAATGGAGTCCTTATAGCTTTTGAGGAAGGTGTGGCCACATTTTATGCATTAAAGAATGCTGAAGATAGGGGAGTATATTTTATTAAACCTGGAGTAAAAGTTTATAAGGGAATGATAATTGGGGAGAATAATCGACCACAAGATCTTGAGTTGAATATATGTAAAACCAAGCAGTTGACTAATATGAGGTCCGCAGGGGCAGAAGAACTTGATACTTTGCAGTCACCTGTTGATATTACGCTTGAAAGAGCGCTCGAATATATTGGTCCAGACGAAATGCTAGAGGTAACACCTGATTCAATAAGGATGAGAAAAATAAATAAAAAGAAAAGAAATTAA
- a CDS encoding M15 family metallopeptidase, giving the protein MELNKDIDQFEIPLAKRTNLNNPNSTLLKKLLVFSPFLFLIFSVAALRLIRNIEIGSLGNINVQVQTNHDHRVLGHLPYAEIPKEKLVLIEPNIQVHIDMRDSLLDMRDAAKKNGIYLVFLSGYRSINLQNEIFYSLKSLRNQEAAERARVSAPPGYSEHSTGFAIDIGDATQRETDFETEFENTDAFKWLIKNAAKFHFKLSFTRDNKFIDYEPWHWRYEGSIEALKVFENSNRKS; this is encoded by the coding sequence TTGGAACTAAACAAAGATATCGATCAATTTGAAATACCACTTGCCAAGAGAACTAACCTAAATAATCCAAATTCAACATTATTAAAAAAATTATTAGTATTTTCTCCATTTCTTTTTCTTATTTTTTCTGTCGCTGCATTGAGATTAATTAGAAATATAGAAATAGGATCTCTTGGCAATATTAATGTTCAGGTTCAGACAAATCACGATCATAGAGTTTTGGGCCATTTACCTTATGCGGAAATTCCTAAGGAGAAACTAGTTTTAATTGAGCCCAATATTCAAGTTCACATTGATATGCGTGATTCTTTGTTGGATATGAGGGATGCAGCAAAAAAGAATGGGATATACTTAGTTTTCTTGAGTGGTTATAGATCAATAAATTTGCAAAACGAAATCTTCTATTCTCTTAAATCTTTAAGAAATCAGGAAGCTGCAGAAAGAGCTAGAGTTTCAGCCCCCCCTGGATATTCTGAACATAGTACTGGTTTTGCAATTGATATTGGTGATGCTACTCAAAGAGAAACAGACTTTGAGACCGAATTCGAAAATACTGACGCCTTTAAGTGGTTAATAAAGAATGCAGCTAAATTTCATTTCAAGTTATCGTTCACTAGAGATAATAAATTTATAGATTATGAACCTTGGCATTGGAGATATGAGGGTTCAATTGAAGCCTTAAAGGTTTTTGAAAATTCAAATAGAAAATCATAA
- the chlP gene encoding geranylgeranyl reductase, producing MLRVAVIGGGPSGSCAAEILAKAGIKTWLFERKLDNAKPCGGAIPLCMVEEFDLPESIIDRKVRHMRMISPSNREVDISLDRVYGKSDNEFIGMCRREVMDAFMRNRASDLGATLINGLVTSIDTGDNNQGPYKLSYSDFTNGDKKGELKELTVDLLIGADGANSRVAKAMDAGDYKVAIAFQERIKLPKEEMSYYEDLAEMYVGTDVSPDFYGWVFPKYDHVAVGTGTMQKNQSLIKGLQEGVRNRAKKRLVNGEVIKVEAHPIPEHPRPRRVVGRMALVGDAAGYVTKSSGEGIYFAAKSGRMCAEEIVEASKNGQVIPSEKDLKNYLKKWDKKYGTTYKVLEILQNIFYRNDSAREAFVEMCDDMDVQRLTFDSYLYKRVVSMKPLQQLKITMLTLGSILRGKALAPLKYKPVDSAVRENKEVEKMLENYSIKGGIKVKSSKV from the coding sequence ATGTTGAGGGTAGCTGTTATTGGTGGAGGTCCAAGTGGTTCATGTGCAGCAGAAATACTTGCTAAAGCTGGGATAAAAACTTGGCTCTTCGAGAGGAAATTAGATAATGCGAAACCATGTGGAGGAGCAATTCCACTTTGCATGGTCGAAGAATTTGATTTACCTGAGTCAATTATCGATAGAAAAGTAAGGCATATGAGAATGATATCTCCATCAAATAGAGAAGTAGACATAAGTTTAGATAGAGTTTATGGGAAAAGTGATAATGAGTTTATTGGGATGTGTAGAAGAGAAGTTATGGATGCCTTTATGCGCAACAGAGCATCAGATCTTGGTGCTACTTTAATAAATGGATTAGTTACTTCAATTGATACTGGCGATAATAATCAAGGGCCATATAAGCTTTCCTATTCAGATTTTACGAATGGAGATAAAAAAGGGGAACTCAAAGAGCTTACTGTTGACCTTTTGATCGGAGCTGATGGAGCCAATAGCAGAGTCGCTAAAGCAATGGATGCAGGTGATTACAAAGTTGCTATAGCATTTCAGGAAAGAATTAAATTGCCTAAAGAAGAAATGAGTTACTACGAAGATCTTGCTGAAATGTATGTCGGAACTGATGTTTCTCCTGATTTTTATGGATGGGTATTTCCTAAATATGATCATGTTGCTGTGGGCACTGGAACCATGCAAAAGAATCAGTCATTAATTAAAGGACTTCAAGAGGGTGTAAGAAATAGGGCAAAGAAAAGACTTGTCAATGGTGAAGTAATAAAGGTAGAAGCTCACCCTATTCCAGAGCATCCAAGGCCAAGAAGGGTAGTAGGGAGAATGGCATTGGTTGGTGATGCAGCTGGTTATGTTACAAAAAGTTCTGGAGAGGGTATTTATTTTGCTGCAAAAAGTGGAAGAATGTGTGCTGAAGAAATTGTTGAAGCATCAAAAAATGGTCAAGTAATTCCATCAGAAAAAGATTTAAAAAACTATCTTAAAAAATGGGATAAAAAATATGGCACAACTTATAAGGTGCTAGAAATCCTTCAAAATATTTTCTACAGAAATGATTCTGCTAGAGAAGCCTTTGTTGAGATGTGTGATGACATGGATGTTCAAAGGCTTACTTTTGATAGTTACTTATACAAAAGAGTTGTCTCCATGAAACCATTACAGCAACTTAAAATTACGATGCTTACACTTGGTTCGATTTTAAGAGGGAAAGCCCTAGCCCCTCTAAAATATAAACCCGTTGATAGTGCTGTTAGGGAAAATAAAGAAGTAGAAAAAATGCTAGAAAATTATTC
- the lptB gene encoding LPS export ABC transporter ATP-binding protein — protein sequence MNLKIHNVSLSIKGRLIVNDVSIIVNPGEVVGLMGPNGAGKTTTFNIAVGNIKPDKGEILMNGKNITNLPLPIRSRLGLGYLTQEASIFRDLTVKDNIDLALQNSSYSRAAIRNRREQLINEFNLNNFVDNYGYQLSGGERRRCEIARALTVGRKGPKYLLLDEPFAGIDPLAVNDLKKLILKLSSDGVGILITDHNVRETLLITNKSYVLSEGKILAYGSSRELADNPIVKKYYLGDNFKL from the coding sequence ATGAACCTAAAGATTCATAACGTATCCCTTTCAATTAAAGGAAGATTAATCGTAAATGATGTTTCTATAATTGTAAATCCAGGGGAAGTTGTAGGTTTGATGGGACCTAATGGTGCAGGGAAAACTACCACTTTTAATATTGCAGTTGGGAATATAAAACCTGATAAAGGTGAAATTTTAATGAATGGAAAAAATATAACCAATCTTCCTCTCCCAATTAGATCAAGACTTGGTTTGGGTTATTTAACTCAAGAAGCAAGTATATTTAGAGACCTAACTGTTAAGGATAATATAGATTTGGCTTTGCAGAATTCATCTTATAGTAGAGCTGCAATAAGAAATAGAAGAGAACAATTAATTAATGAATTTAATTTGAATAACTTTGTAGATAATTATGGTTATCAACTTTCGGGAGGAGAGAGGAGGAGGTGTGAGATAGCTAGGGCTCTTACCGTAGGCAGAAAAGGACCTAAATATTTGTTGTTAGACGAACCCTTTGCTGGAATCGATCCTCTAGCTGTTAATGATTTAAAGAAACTAATTCTTAAATTAAGTAGTGACGGGGTTGGGATTCTTATTACAGACCACAATGTTAGGGAAACCCTTTTAATTACAAACAAATCATATGTTTTAAGTGAAGGAAAAATTTTAGCTTATGGATCATCACGTGAATTAGCAGATAATCCAATAGTAAAGAAGTATTATCTAGGAGATAATTTCAAACTTTGA
- the rpe gene encoding ribulose-phosphate 3-epimerase, which produces MTESNQANLTGANRPIQIIPSVLPADWANMGACVKELEEAGVDRIQFDVMDGNFVPNLTFGPEMIAACRKYCNVPFETQLMVSQYNCETMLESYVNATKGANGEPGVVIAHAEANIHLHRVLGKIRDLGGSPSVALNPHTPFEMIKNIMDMVDHVLVMTVNPGFGGQAYIPTMLNKIREIRNFIIEKNLNVDIEVDGGIKANWTISQCADAGANCFIAGSGMFAYPTLKEGCEDLRKVALEAQKGNVLPEPQ; this is translated from the coding sequence ATGACCGAGTCAAATCAAGCAAATTTAACTGGTGCTAATAGACCAATTCAAATAATTCCTTCAGTTTTACCAGCAGATTGGGCAAATATGGGGGCATGCGTAAAAGAGCTCGAGGAAGCTGGGGTAGATAGAATTCAATTTGATGTAATGGATGGAAATTTCGTACCAAATCTTACCTTTGGGCCTGAGATGATTGCTGCATGCAGGAAATATTGCAATGTCCCTTTTGAAACTCAATTAATGGTTAGTCAGTACAACTGTGAAACCATGCTTGAATCTTATGTAAACGCTACAAAAGGGGCAAATGGTGAACCAGGAGTAGTAATAGCTCATGCCGAAGCAAATATTCATTTGCATAGAGTTCTCGGTAAAATAAGAGATTTAGGAGGATCTCCTTCTGTTGCATTAAACCCTCATACTCCTTTTGAAATGATTAAAAACATTATGGATATGGTTGATCATGTTTTGGTTATGACAGTTAATCCAGGTTTTGGAGGACAAGCTTACATACCTACAATGCTTAATAAAATCAGAGAAATAAGAAACTTTATTATCGAAAAAAACTTAAATGTCGATATTGAAGTTGATGGGGGGATAAAAGCAAATTGGACTATTTCACAATGTGCGGATGCTGGTGCGAATTGTTTTATTGCAGGTAGTGGAATGTTTGCTTACCCAACATTAAAAGAGGGATGTGAGGACTTGAGAAAGGTTGCACTAGAAGCACAAAAGGGGAATGTTCTTCCAGAGCCTCAATAA
- a CDS encoding glucose-1-phosphate adenylyltransferase — protein MKRVLAIILGGGKGSRLYPLTKMRAKPAVPLAGKYRLIDIPISNCINSGIEKMYVLTQFNSASLNRHIGRTYNLNGPFGQGFVEVLAAQQTPDSPTWFEGTADAVRKYQWLFQEWDVDEYLILSGDQLYRMDYSLFVQHHRDNGADLTVAALPVDEAQAEGFGLMRTDDVGNIKEFSEKPTGEKLKAMAVDTSKFGLSEESAAEKPYLASMGIYVFSRNTLFDLLNKFPSYTDFGKDIIPEALNRGDTLKSYVFDDYWEDIGTIGAFFESNLALTEQPKPPFSFYDEKFPIYTRPRFLPPSKLVDAQITDSIVCEGTILKSCSILHCVLGVRSRIESDSVLEDTLVMGADFFESPEERIELRKGGGTPLGVGEGTTVKRAILDKNTRIGDNVVIINKDRVEEADKPELGFYIRNGIVVVVKNATIANGTII, from the coding sequence ATGAAGCGTGTGTTGGCCATAATCCTCGGAGGAGGAAAAGGTTCTAGACTTTACCCTTTAACAAAAATGAGGGCAAAACCTGCGGTGCCGTTGGCAGGTAAGTATCGTTTGATAGATATCCCAATTAGTAATTGTATAAATTCAGGCATTGAAAAAATGTACGTGTTGACCCAGTTCAATAGTGCATCTCTAAATAGACATATAGGAAGAACCTATAATTTAAATGGCCCTTTCGGCCAAGGATTTGTAGAGGTTTTAGCTGCACAACAGACTCCTGATAGTCCTACGTGGTTTGAAGGTACTGCTGATGCTGTAAGAAAATACCAGTGGTTATTTCAAGAATGGGATGTTGATGAATATTTAATATTGTCAGGAGATCAACTGTACAGAATGGACTACAGTTTATTTGTTCAACATCATAGAGATAATGGCGCTGATTTAACCGTTGCAGCTTTGCCAGTTGATGAAGCTCAAGCAGAAGGTTTTGGCCTCATGAGAACAGATGATGTAGGAAATATAAAAGAATTCAGTGAAAAGCCCACTGGTGAGAAGTTGAAGGCAATGGCAGTAGATACTTCAAAATTTGGATTAAGTGAGGAGTCGGCTGCCGAAAAACCTTATCTAGCCTCTATGGGTATTTACGTTTTTAGCAGAAATACTCTTTTCGATCTTTTAAATAAATTTCCTAGTTATACGGATTTTGGTAAGGACATAATTCCTGAAGCCCTCAATAGGGGAGATACTCTTAAAAGTTATGTATTCGATGATTATTGGGAAGATATCGGCACCATTGGGGCATTCTTTGAGTCAAACCTTGCCTTGACTGAGCAACCAAAACCTCCATTTAGTTTTTATGATGAAAAATTTCCAATTTATACAAGACCAAGATTTCTACCCCCTTCTAAACTAGTAGATGCTCAAATTACTGATTCAATAGTCTGTGAGGGTACAATCTTGAAGTCATGCAGTATTTTGCATTGTGTTTTAGGTGTAAGAAGCAGGATTGAAAGTGATTCAGTTCTTGAGGACACTCTCGTTATGGGTGCCGATTTCTTTGAATCGCCTGAAGAGAGGATTGAATTAAGAAAAGGAGGCGGCACACCTCTTGGAGTAGGTGAAGGAACTACTGTAAAAAGAGCAATTCTCGATAAGAATACAAGGATTGGTGATAATGTTGTGATAATTAATAAAGATCGAGTAGAAGAAGCAGATAAGCCAGAATTAGGCTTCTACATAAGAAATGGAATTGTTGTAGTTGTTAAAAATGCAACTATTGCAAACGGAACTATTATTTAA
- the ccsB gene encoding c-type cytochrome biogenesis protein CcsB, with translation MILDNFSKNLIYDPVSVLGLLVFYFLLFNLPISLSAVFKKKFSSTVRFLTILVNLLISLQLLFRWSISGHFPISNLYESLYFLTWGITIGQLLIEREYESPLIPSIAIPIELLTVSFACFVLPEDLKLSSNLVPALRSSWLVMHVSVVMLSYAALIIGSLLSISVLFINKNKPLQIRSSSTGIGGFKLSNGYPLNDLVKPIEFSHSEELDTLSYRSILVGFVLLTLGLISGAVWANEAWGTWWSWDPKETWAFISWLFYAAYLHMRISKGWQGRKPALLASTGFLIVLVCYLGVNFLGIGLHSYGWIFG, from the coding sequence ATGATACTAGATAATTTTTCTAAAAATTTAATATATGACCCAGTTTCAGTCTTGGGTCTTCTAGTCTTTTATTTTTTATTATTTAACTTACCGATATCTTTAAGTGCAGTTTTTAAAAAGAAATTTTCTTCAACAGTGAGATTCCTTACGATTTTAGTGAATTTATTAATATCATTGCAATTGCTTTTTAGGTGGTCAATTTCTGGACACTTTCCTATTAGCAATTTGTATGAATCTCTTTATTTTCTTACTTGGGGAATCACAATTGGCCAACTATTGATTGAAAGGGAATATGAATCTCCATTAATTCCCTCAATTGCCATACCTATTGAGTTACTTACCGTATCCTTTGCTTGTTTTGTACTGCCTGAAGATTTGAAATTATCATCAAACTTGGTTCCAGCTTTAAGATCTAGTTGGTTAGTAATGCATGTTAGCGTCGTAATGCTTAGTTATGCAGCATTAATAATAGGTTCTTTACTTTCAATATCTGTTTTGTTTATTAATAAAAATAAGCCGCTTCAAATCAGAAGTAGTTCTACAGGTATAGGAGGATTTAAGCTTTCTAATGGCTATCCTTTAAATGATTTAGTAAAACCTATTGAATTTTCGCATTCAGAAGAATTAGATACATTAAGTTATCGTTCTATATTAGTAGGCTTTGTTCTTTTGACTCTCGGTTTAATCTCAGGTGCAGTTTGGGCTAATGAGGCCTGGGGGACATGGTGGAGTTGGGATCCAAAAGAAACATGGGCATTTATCTCATGGTTGTTTTATGCCGCTTATCTGCATATGAGAATAAGCAAGGGTTGGCAAGGTCGTAAACCAGCATTATTAGCATCTACAGGCTTTTTAATTGTTTTAGTTTGTTATTTAGGAGTTAATTTTTTAGGAATAGGGTTGCATAGTTATGGATGGATATTTGGGTGA
- a CDS encoding glutamyl-tRNA reductase translates to MHIVVVGLSHRTAPVEVREKLSIPDQSITESLKALKDFSDVLEVSILSTCNRLEIYALVKDKNTGISSIKEFISEYSGIIFEDLNPHLFCFRQEEAVLHLMKVAAGLDSLVLGEGQILSQVKKMMRLGQENQSTGPILNRLLTQSVSTGKKVRSETNLGTGAVSISSAAVELAQLKIGQEKGFDTLVSLESENVLVVGAGRMSRLLITHLKSKGCHKLILLNRNIDRALNLAQDFPDLEIVCRGLNELEENISLSSIVFTSTASEEPIIDLAKIEKLNLSNRLKFIDIGVPRNISNDVKQHEFVKSFDVDDLQEVVSRNQEFRQKIAKEAESLVEEERIIFLEWWASLEAVPVINKLRSDLELIRKEELQKALSRMGPDFSARERKVVEALTKGIINKILHTPVTKLRSPQSREERQVSLKIIEKLFSLVEEDKNN, encoded by the coding sequence ATGCATATTGTTGTCGTCGGACTGAGTCATCGCACGGCACCTGTTGAAGTGCGTGAGAAGTTAAGTATTCCTGACCAATCCATAACAGAATCATTGAAAGCATTAAAAGATTTCTCTGATGTATTAGAGGTGTCAATATTAAGTACCTGTAATAGGCTGGAAATATATGCGTTAGTAAAAGATAAAAATACTGGAATTTCATCTATTAAAGAATTCATATCAGAATATTCTGGAATTATTTTTGAAGATTTAAATCCACATCTTTTTTGCTTTAGACAGGAAGAAGCAGTTTTGCATTTGATGAAAGTCGCGGCAGGACTAGATAGCCTTGTTTTAGGGGAAGGACAAATCCTTTCGCAGGTAAAAAAAATGATGAGATTAGGTCAAGAGAATCAATCTACTGGACCAATTCTTAATAGATTATTAACTCAATCTGTTAGTACAGGTAAAAAAGTAAGATCAGAAACAAATTTAGGAACTGGAGCAGTATCAATCAGTTCAGCAGCGGTAGAACTTGCCCAATTAAAAATTGGCCAAGAAAAGGGTTTTGATACTCTTGTAAGTTTGGAATCAGAGAACGTTCTTGTTGTTGGCGCCGGACGAATGAGTAGGCTTTTAATAACTCATTTAAAATCAAAAGGATGTCATAAACTTATCCTTTTAAATAGAAATATTGATAGAGCATTAAATCTTGCTCAAGACTTCCCTGATTTAGAGATTGTTTGCAGAGGGTTAAACGAATTAGAAGAAAACATATCACTATCTTCAATTGTTTTTACCAGTACTGCTTCTGAAGAGCCAATTATTGACCTCGCAAAAATTGAAAAATTAAACTTGAGTAATAGACTTAAATTTATTGATATTGGTGTACCGAGAAATATATCTAATGATGTCAAACAACATGAATTTGTAAAATCATTTGATGTTGATGACTTACAAGAGGTCGTTTCAAGAAATCAAGAATTTAGGCAGAAAATAGCTAAGGAAGCGGAATCTTTAGTAGAAGAAGAAAGGATCATTTTTCTAGAATGGTGGGCAAGTTTAGAGGCGGTTCCAGTAATTAATAAACTTAGATCAGATTTGGAGTTAATTAGAAAAGAGGAATTGCAAAAAGCACTTAGTAGGATGGGACCTGATTTTTCGGCTCGAGAAAGAAAAGTTGTAGAAGCGCTTACTAAAGGAATTATCAATAAAATACTTCACACGCCTGTAACCAAATTGAGAAGTCCTCAATCAAGAGAAGAGAGACAAGTTTCTTTGAAAATCATTGAAAAATTATTTTCTTTGGTAGAAGAGGACAAAAATAACTAA